A window from Malassezia japonica chromosome 1, complete sequence encodes these proteins:
- a CDS encoding uncharacterized protein (TransMembrane:6 (n6-17c22/23o117-144i165-190o196-218i239-255o275-297i318-337o)), which produces MASKRAQCLGSIALLSVATGLAVTYLAIHAPPKPQFERYGSYALDVIRKEVGLGKGRYLPATHLYEEIEKFYYLLVRIFMDLCEKPFGKGAFLLIFSMTAPAASFATTEAVKPQKHYLLGGIAVTTIFLIGQLICIGAALPIFYIPALAYVRCQRSQEVHPQRAFSAGALPVLQVMQLATGVPGLLTVLVPTNHKYFFAANTWFQFFPVAMIALSFYAMVADNKNSVSSHAVAGMYRKGRISSTLLYWTGLYLMYPTLKYIAEGGRYDMPDAVKLILWDAVGIFFTLLYMVLIDMAADADPNAHAKNAQGPVTGTLKALFVSILFGPGTAMNSYLAAREDAVAPLHLAAAEAKAQ; this is translated from the coding sequence ATGGCCTCGAAGCGTGCTCAGTGTCTTGGCTCGATTGCCCTCCTCTCGGTGGCAACCGGTCTTGCTGTGACCTACCTGGCCATCCATGCCCCTCCCAAGCCGCAGTTTGAGCGTTACGGCAGCTATGCCCTGGACGTGATCCGCAAAGAGGTCGGCCTGGGCAAGGGCCGCTACCTCCCCGCGACGCACCTGTACGAGGAGATTGAGAAGTTTTACTATCTGCTCGTGCGCATCTTTATGGACCTGTGTGAGAAGCCGTTCGGCAAGGGCGCGTTCCTGCTCATCTTCTCGATGACCGCGCCCGCTGCGTCGTTTGCCacgaccgaggcggtgaAGCCGCAGAAGCActacctgctcggcggcattGCCGTCACGACGATCTTTTTGATCGGCCAGTTGATCTGCATtggtgcggcgctgcccaTCTTTTACATCCCCGCTCTCGCGTACGTCCGCTGCCAGCGCTCGCAGGAGGTGCACCCCCAGCGTGCGTTCTctgccggtgcgctgccCGTGCTGCAGGTGATGCAGCTCGCGACGGGCGTGCCCGGCCTGCTCACTGTGCTTGTGCCGACGAACCACAAGTACTTCTTCGCGGCCAACACCTGGTTCCAGTTCTTCCCTGTGGCGATGATTGCGCTTTCCTTCTACGCCATGGTGGCCGACAACAAGAACTCGGTGTCGTCGCACGCGGTCGCTGGCATGTACCGCAAGGGCCGCATCTCCTCGACGCTGCTCTACTGGACCGGCCTCTACCTGATGTACCCTACACTGAAGTACATCGCCGAGGGCGGCCGCTACGACATGCCCGATGCCGTTAAGCTCATCCTCTGGGACGCGGTCGGCATCTTTTTCACCCTCCTCTATATGGTGCTCATCGACatggccgccgacgcggaccCGAACGCCCACGCCAAGAACGCGCAGGGGCCGGTGACTGGCACGTTGAAGGCACTCTTTGTCTCGATTCTCTTTGGCCCAGGCACCGCGATGAACTCgtacctcgccgcgcgcgaggacgcGGTCGCCCCGCTccacctcgccgccgccgaggccaaggcgcagtAG
- a CDS encoding uncharacterized protein (COG:S; EggNog:ENOG503P4JX), which translates to MIDAGLAPRVRQLSAEYDSARAYIDSALALFPDVGAELEEFAAEASHVARLDQGTRELIDLLREAEFRQEHLEMLQNEISQGKDMDDPAQTYHSALETYKATYQSKTTRQRYAQHPAYVEFRSRVWEVSGDGAMPPLIDMIPAEDGDDTQAQDDDEEIVVGGTHQQFKCPLTASLLEDPVKSTVCAHFYSRAAITEYIQQSGRNAACPAASCRAQLSLRTLEDAPTLKRRVERYARQVARREEERRGRQWGGAAVLD; encoded by the exons atGATTGATGCGGggctcgcgccgcgtgtgCGGCAGCTCAGCGCAGAGTACgacagcgcgcgcgcataCATAgactcggcgctcgcgctctttCCGGATGTCGGCGCAGAACTCGAGGAGTTTGCGGCGGAGGCGAGC cacgtcgcgcgtctcgaccaGGGCACGCGTGAGCTCATCGACCTcttgcgcgaggccgagttCCGGCAGGAGCACCTCGAGATGCTCCAGAACGAGATTTCCCAGGGCAAAGACATGGATGATCCCGCGCAGACGTACCACTCTGCCCTTGAAACGTACAAGGCGACCTACCAAAGCAAGACGACACGCCAGCGCTACGCACAGCACCCGGCCTATGTCGAGTTCCGCTCGCGCGTGTGGGAAGTCAgtggcgacggcgcgatGCCGCCTCTCATCGACATGATCCCGGCCGAAGACGGCGACGATACCCAGGCccaggacgacgacgaggagattGTCGTGGGCGGCACGCACCAGCAGTTCAAGTGCCCACtcaccgcgtcgctcctcgaggaCCCAGTCAAGAGCACCGTGTGTGCGCATTTTtactcgcgcgcggccatcACCGAGTACATCCAGCAGTCGGGCCGAAACGCCGCGTGCCCCGCCGCATCGTGTCGCGCCCAGctctcgctgcgcacgctcgaaGACGCGCCGACTCTCAAGCGACGTGTCGAGCGTTACGCGCGCCaggtcgcgcggcgcgaagAGGAGCGGCGTGGCCGGCAGTGGGGCGGTGCGGCCGTGTTGGATTAG